A DNA window from Gemmatimonadaceae bacterium contains the following coding sequences:
- a CDS encoding alpha-amylase family protein, whose protein sequence is MRVALSCAALCVALVAACGGGSDTPSGPAAPGGSTGPVGRPVLAPAYRPTGHAEAGDTFVQLFSWYWTDVGAECGRSLGPAGYRAALVSPPQEHNIADGRPWFEVYGPVSYSIDRGKFGTRAEFVDMVAKCRAANVDIYVDAVINHMAPGSGVGSAGTPFTRYNYQPLYGPADFHPACALNNYQSAANVQDCELLGLPDLNTGSASVRQKIADYLIGLTRLGVAGFRIDAAKHIQPVELDSIVRLVNLAAVAEGRAPPYFFLEVIDPGTEAVKATDYFGLGYASGGAADVTEFNFRAVGERFRAGSGKRASELSSFTQRTWGLMASNKAVVFLQNHDTQRYDGVDYRDGVAYRLANVWMLGQGYGYPVVMSGYAFDRSTQAGRDAGPPAPAATLNCAASFQTAVVGQWTCDHRDPWIVTMVAFRRATAGLDVTHTWDNGADAVAFTRGDKGWVMINAGATSVTATINAGLPAGMYCDLLAGGRVGDGCAGLRVTVAADGTATVTLPATSAVAIRVGVAQPLR, encoded by the coding sequence ATGCGCGTGGCGCTTTCGTGCGCCGCGCTGTGCGTTGCGCTCGTAGCGGCGTGCGGCGGGGGCTCCGATACGCCGTCCGGCCCAGCGGCGCCGGGCGGCTCCACCGGCCCCGTGGGGCGTCCCGTGCTCGCGCCGGCGTATCGTCCCACCGGGCACGCGGAAGCGGGCGACACCTTCGTTCAGCTCTTCTCGTGGTACTGGACCGATGTGGGCGCCGAGTGCGGGCGCTCGTTGGGCCCGGCCGGCTATCGCGCCGCGTTGGTGAGCCCGCCGCAGGAGCACAACATCGCCGACGGGCGCCCGTGGTTCGAAGTCTACGGACCGGTCAGTTATTCGATCGATCGTGGCAAGTTCGGGACGCGCGCCGAGTTCGTTGACATGGTGGCCAAGTGCCGCGCGGCGAACGTGGACATCTACGTGGACGCCGTCATCAATCACATGGCGCCGGGCAGTGGGGTGGGAAGCGCCGGCACGCCGTTCACGCGCTACAACTACCAGCCGCTGTACGGCCCGGCCGATTTTCACCCTGCCTGCGCGCTGAACAATTACCAGAGCGCGGCCAACGTGCAGGACTGCGAGCTGCTGGGGCTTCCCGATCTCAACACCGGATCGGCGAGCGTCCGGCAGAAGATCGCCGACTATCTCATCGGCCTCACTCGGCTCGGCGTCGCCGGTTTCCGCATCGACGCGGCCAAGCACATCCAGCCGGTGGAGCTCGACAGCATTGTCCGGCTGGTGAACCTCGCGGCCGTCGCCGAGGGGCGCGCGCCGCCGTACTTCTTCCTCGAGGTCATCGACCCCGGCACCGAGGCCGTGAAGGCGACCGACTACTTCGGGCTCGGCTACGCGAGCGGCGGGGCGGCCGACGTCACCGAGTTCAACTTCCGCGCGGTGGGCGAGCGGTTCCGCGCCGGGAGCGGCAAGCGCGCCTCCGAGCTGAGCTCGTTCACCCAGCGCACGTGGGGGCTGATGGCCAGCAACAAGGCCGTGGTCTTCCTGCAGAACCACGACACGCAGCGCTACGACGGGGTGGATTACCGCGACGGCGTGGCGTACCGCCTGGCGAACGTCTGGATGCTGGGGCAGGGGTATGGCTATCCCGTGGTGATGTCCGGGTACGCGTTCGATCGTAGCACGCAGGCCGGGCGCGACGCCGGGCCCCCGGCGCCGGCCGCCACGCTCAACTGCGCGGCGAGCTTCCAGACCGCGGTGGTGGGGCAATGGACGTGCGACCATCGCGACCCGTGGATCGTGACAATGGTCGCGTTCCGCCGGGCGACGGCGGGGCTGGACGTCACGCACACGTGGGACAACGGCGCCGACGCGGTGGCGTTCACGCGCGGCGACAAGGGGTGGGTGATGATCAACGCCGGCGCGACGAGCGTGACGGCGACCATCAACGCCGGATTGCCGGCGGGGATGTACTGCGACCTGCTGGCCGGCGGACGGGTGGGTGATGGATGCGCGGGGCTCCGCGTGACCGTCGCCGCCGATGGCACGGCAACGGTCACGTTGCCCGCGACGTCGGCGGTGGCGATTCGTGTGGGGGTTGCGCAGCCGCTACGGTGA
- a CDS encoding RagB/SusD family nutrient uptake outer membrane protein yields MKNMIRSMLVAASALLVAAACTDPTVAPKSSVSSANIFSEETSYKSFLAKIYAGLAVSGQQGPAGNGDISGLDEGFSQYMRLWWQMEELPTDEAAVSWNDGPIQELNTQIWSSSNSFLGSMYYRIYFQVAMANEFLRETTPEKLASRNVSAATRAEVAKFRAEARFLRAYSYFHGISLFGPIPLVKETDVIGKTPPQPATRAQLFDYVVSELNAIRTELPAMGAAEYGRVDQGAVSMLLAKMYLNAGVYTGTPKWAEALSEASKVIAGPYRLDANFRRMFSADNNTSPEIIFAIQQDGDKIQTWGGMTFLIHASVGASINAGDYGIDGGWWGIRTKPSLAALYPNNGGASSPDKRSSFFTTTGFSGSMTNLTDYTTGIGSPKFTNKTSSGASGKNSTFVDTDFPVFRLADAYLMYAEAHLRGGGGSRATALGYINALRDRAYGNPSGQIADAQLTTAFILDERARELFWEGTRRTDLIRYGQFSTAGIWQWKGNTVNGKLTEAFRDLYPLPASELTANPNLKQNPGY; encoded by the coding sequence ATGAAGAACATGATTCGCTCGATGCTCGTCGCCGCCAGCGCGCTGCTGGTGGCGGCCGCGTGCACCGATCCGACGGTGGCGCCGAAGAGCAGCGTCAGCAGCGCCAACATCTTCTCCGAGGAGACGTCGTACAAGTCGTTCCTCGCCAAGATCTATGCGGGCCTCGCGGTCAGCGGCCAGCAGGGTCCGGCGGGCAACGGCGACATCTCGGGGCTCGACGAGGGCTTCTCGCAGTACATGCGCCTCTGGTGGCAGATGGAAGAGCTGCCCACCGACGAGGCGGCGGTCTCCTGGAACGACGGTCCCATCCAGGAACTGAACACCCAGATCTGGTCGTCGTCGAACTCGTTCCTGGGCTCGATGTACTACCGCATCTATTTCCAGGTGGCGATGGCCAACGAGTTCCTGCGTGAGACCACGCCGGAGAAGCTGGCGTCGCGCAACGTCTCGGCGGCGACCCGCGCCGAGGTGGCCAAGTTCCGCGCCGAGGCGCGCTTCCTCCGCGCGTACAGCTACTTCCACGGCATCAGCCTGTTTGGCCCGATCCCGCTCGTGAAGGAGACGGACGTGATCGGCAAGACGCCGCCGCAGCCGGCGACGCGCGCCCAGCTCTTTGACTATGTGGTCAGCGAGCTGAACGCCATTCGCACCGAACTCCCGGCGATGGGCGCCGCCGAGTACGGCCGCGTCGACCAGGGCGCGGTGTCGATGCTGCTGGCCAAGATGTACCTGAACGCCGGCGTCTACACGGGCACGCCGAAGTGGGCCGAGGCGCTCTCGGAGGCGTCGAAGGTGATCGCCGGGCCGTACCGGCTCGACGCGAACTTCCGCCGGATGTTCTCCGCCGACAACAACACGTCGCCGGAAATCATCTTCGCCATCCAGCAGGACGGCGACAAGATCCAGACGTGGGGCGGGATGACCTTCCTCATTCACGCCTCGGTGGGCGCGAGCATCAACGCCGGCGACTACGGCATTGACGGCGGCTGGTGGGGCATTCGCACCAAGCCGTCGCTCGCGGCGCTCTACCCGAACAATGGCGGCGCCTCGAGCCCGGACAAGCGGTCGTCGTTCTTCACGACCACCGGCTTCTCGGGGAGCATGACGAACCTGACCGATTACACCACCGGCATCGGTTCGCCGAAGTTCACCAACAAGACGTCGTCGGGCGCCTCGGGCAAGAACTCGACCTTCGTGGATACCGATTTCCCGGTCTTCCGCCTGGCCGATGCCTACCTGATGTACGCCGAAGCGCACCTGCGTGGCGGCGGCGGTTCGCGCGCCACGGCGCTGGGCTACATCAACGCGCTGCGGGACCGGGCGTACGGCAACCCGTCGGGGCAGATTGCCGACGCGCAGCTGACGACCGCCTTCATCCTCGATGAGCGCGCGCGCGAGCTCTTCTGGGAAGGGACGCGCCGCACCGACCTCATCCGCTATGGCCAGTTCAGCACGGCTGGCATCTGGCAGTGGAAGGGCAACACGGTCAACGGCAAGTTGACGGAAGCCTTCCGCGACCTGTACCCGCTGCCGGCGAGCGAGCTGACGGCGAACCCGAATCTGAAGCAGAATCCGGGGTACTAA
- a CDS encoding SusC/RagA family TonB-linked outer membrane protein: protein MAALFAALCVSEGALAQTRITGAVRANDGSGPIAGAEVTIVGTKRGAITRDDGRFTLAVDAGTYQVTAKRIGFAPLTQPVTVAAGRTVTVDFELKVMAAQLGGIVITGYGQKDVRDRTGVAETIREKNFNIGKITSPEQLIQAKVPGVQVVTSNEPGAGIAMRIRGGTSINASNEPLFVVDGVPLPTGGGVAAGRNPMNFLNPADIESITVLKDASAAAIYGSRGANGVILITTKSGVSGGASTVSFGSSYSTSKIVKKPDMLNATQFKAAVAQYAPENTARLGSANTDWIDAITHNGTGAENNLSMAGAKDDMRYRLSIGSMSQDGIVTGSSTRRESMGLTYSDVLMSDKLEFRANLKGSRALDTFAAGGMGSATSMAPTQPIYNANGTYFQWADWLGPNNPVADQAMISDQGSTFRSVGNIEAKYTLPWIEGLNATLRTGYDFTQASRVTFSPSTAQFDVENGRGGRFDKNNPRQVNTVLEVFGTYTRKMEDIASSFDVTAGYGYGGSHGDYPWFYAEKLSTNLLKGNGVPGAQVQQNYLTVEDSKLISFFGRVNYTFKDRYLLTGSLRRDGSSRFGPGNQWGVFPAFAAAWRVIEEPFMQKFPQLSDLKLRFSWGVNGNQSFGNYLFLSTYTTGDSKAQYQFGNQFVTTIRPSAVDPNIKWEQTASTNFGLDFGLYNSRVTGTLDVYSKTTDDLIFTVPVAAGTNLSNYVTTNIGSMKNNGVELGLSAVILEGRTSPWRWDASFSAGMNNNKIVSVSNSGTDKILVGGIAGGVGNTIQVLQPGQPRYAFLVFKHKTGADGKPVTGDKPDKELYQDINGDGAITQSDKVAYKSPDPKWIIGHTSNVSYKNWDMSLTARMHLGNYVYNNVASTLGTYRALKGTQAPNNLHASVLKYGFTSTQYFSDLYVEKASFFRLDNISVGYTFKTVPQLKSLRVYGAIQNVFTSTKYTGVDPMAGVNGIDNNLYPLARTFTTGLNIGF from the coding sequence GTGGCAGCTCTGTTCGCGGCACTCTGTGTCAGCGAGGGAGCGCTGGCGCAGACGCGCATCACCGGTGCCGTGCGTGCCAATGACGGCTCTGGCCCCATCGCCGGGGCTGAGGTCACGATCGTGGGCACCAAGCGCGGCGCGATTACGCGCGACGACGGCCGCTTTACGCTGGCGGTCGATGCCGGAACGTATCAGGTGACGGCGAAGCGCATCGGCTTCGCGCCGCTCACGCAGCCGGTGACGGTGGCGGCAGGCCGCACCGTGACGGTCGACTTCGAGCTCAAGGTGATGGCGGCCCAGCTCGGCGGCATCGTGATCACCGGCTATGGCCAGAAGGACGTGCGCGACCGCACCGGCGTGGCCGAGACGATCCGGGAGAAGAACTTCAATATCGGCAAGATCACCAGCCCCGAGCAGCTGATCCAGGCGAAGGTGCCGGGCGTGCAGGTGGTGACGAGCAACGAGCCGGGCGCGGGCATCGCCATGCGCATCCGCGGCGGCACCTCGATCAACGCCAGCAACGAACCGCTCTTCGTCGTGGACGGCGTGCCGCTTCCGACGGGCGGCGGCGTCGCGGCGGGCCGCAACCCGATGAACTTCCTCAACCCGGCCGACATCGAGAGCATCACGGTGCTCAAGGATGCATCGGCCGCGGCCATCTACGGGTCGCGCGGCGCCAACGGCGTCATCCTCATCACGACCAAGTCGGGTGTCTCGGGCGGCGCCTCCACCGTGTCGTTCGGGAGCAGCTACTCGACGTCGAAGATCGTGAAGAAGCCGGACATGCTGAACGCGACGCAGTTCAAGGCGGCCGTGGCGCAGTACGCGCCGGAGAACACGGCGCGCCTCGGCAGCGCCAACACCGACTGGATCGACGCCATCACGCACAACGGCACCGGCGCCGAGAACAACCTGTCGATGGCGGGCGCCAAGGACGACATGCGCTACCGCCTGTCGATCGGCAGCATGTCGCAGGACGGCATCGTCACCGGATCGAGCACCCGTCGCGAGTCGATGGGCCTCACCTACAGCGACGTGCTGATGAGCGACAAGCTCGAGTTCCGCGCGAACCTCAAGGGAAGCCGGGCGCTCGACACGTTCGCGGCCGGCGGCATGGGGTCGGCGACCTCGATGGCGCCGACGCAGCCCATCTACAACGCCAACGGCACGTACTTTCAGTGGGCCGACTGGCTTGGCCCCAACAACCCCGTCGCCGACCAGGCGATGATCAGCGACCAGGGCTCGACGTTCCGCAGCGTCGGCAACATCGAGGCCAAGTACACGCTGCCGTGGATCGAGGGGCTGAACGCAACGCTCCGCACGGGCTACGACTTCACGCAGGCCTCGCGCGTCACCTTCTCGCCCAGCACCGCGCAGTTCGACGTCGAGAACGGGCGCGGCGGCCGGTTCGACAAGAACAACCCGCGCCAGGTCAACACGGTGCTCGAGGTCTTCGGCACCTACACGCGCAAGATGGAGGACATCGCCAGCTCGTTCGACGTGACCGCCGGCTACGGCTACGGCGGATCGCACGGCGACTATCCCTGGTTCTACGCCGAGAAGCTCTCGACGAACCTGCTGAAGGGGAACGGCGTGCCGGGCGCGCAGGTGCAGCAGAACTACCTGACGGTCGAGGATAGCAAGCTCATCTCGTTCTTCGGCCGCGTGAACTACACCTTCAAGGACCGGTACCTGCTGACCGGCTCGCTGCGCCGCGACGGGTCGTCGCGCTTCGGCCCCGGCAACCAGTGGGGCGTCTTCCCGGCCTTCGCCGCCGCGTGGCGCGTCATCGAAGAGCCCTTCATGCAGAAGTTCCCGCAGCTGTCCGACCTGAAGCTGCGCTTCTCGTGGGGCGTCAACGGCAACCAGTCGTTCGGCAACTACCTGTTCCTGTCCACCTACACGACGGGTGACAGCAAGGCGCAGTACCAGTTCGGGAACCAGTTCGTCACGACCATCCGCCCGAGCGCGGTGGACCCGAACATCAAGTGGGAGCAGACGGCGTCGACCAACTTCGGCCTCGACTTCGGCCTCTACAACAGCCGCGTGACCGGCACCCTCGACGTCTACAGCAAGACGACCGACGACCTGATCTTCACGGTCCCGGTGGCGGCGGGGACGAACCTGTCGAACTACGTCACGACGAACATCGGCAGCATGAAGAACAACGGCGTGGAACTCGGCCTGAGTGCCGTGATTCTCGAGGGCCGCACCTCGCCGTGGCGCTGGGATGCCAGCTTCTCGGCGGGCATGAACAACAACAAGATCGTGTCGGTCAGCAACTCGGGGACCGACAAGATCCTCGTCGGCGGCATCGCGGGCGGCGTGGGCAACACCATCCAGGTGCTGCAGCCGGGCCAGCCGCGCTACGCCTTCCTCGTCTTCAAGCACAAGACCGGCGCCGATGGCAAGCCGGTGACGGGCGACAAGCCGGACAAGGAACTGTACCAGGACATCAACGGCGACGGCGCCATCACCCAGAGCGACAAGGTGGCGTACAAGAGCCCCGATCCGAAGTGGATCATCGGCCACACGTCGAACGTGTCGTACAAGAACTGGGACATGTCGCTGACGGCCCGCATGCACCTGGGCAACTACGTCTACAACAACGTCGCCTCGACGCTCGGCACGTACCGCGCGCTCAAGGGGACGCAGGCGCCCAACAACCTGCACGCGTCGGTGCTCAAGTACGGCTTCACGTCCACGCAGTATTTCTCCGACCTGTACGTCGAGAAGGCGAGCTTCTTCCGCCTCGACAACATCAGCGTCGGCTACACCTTCAAGACCGTGCCGCAGCTGAAGTCGCTGCGGGTGTACGGCGCGATCCAGAATGTCTTTACCAGCACCAAGTACACGGGCGTTGACCCGATGGCCGGCGTGAACGGCATCGACAACAACCTGTACCCGCTGGCGCGCACGTTCACCACCGGCCTCAACATCGGCTTCTGA
- a CDS encoding alpha/beta fold hydrolase has product MQFSSRVARSSLLAGLLAATGCSAFTTRKPETAPPAPVPAAGAVTPRPTGGPERSFTVAMDSVRARQLYVSKDPKDLPPGNYARDMQNKARTDSIYAARFRGIAEFRKVTYKSTADGMEIPAYLFAPLDKRGAKGHAAMVWVHGGVHGDWGPTMFPFVKEAVERGYVIITPDYRGSTGHGEAHHQAIDYGGMEVDDVLSALEYLKTLPYVDMDRVGMMGWSHGGFITILNATKPGTPLKAAAGIVPVTNLVFRLSYKGPGYQRSYAAEPTILGLPFEKPDEYIKRSPLYHVENLNIPLLVHVSTNDLDVNYVEDQQIVWKLRALKPELSETKIYVDPPGWGASVGHSFSRRVDPVTLQRVDSPEQIDSWNRTWAFFEWNLRPYEDRSKPAAPVRVTP; this is encoded by the coding sequence ATGCAATTCTCGTCGCGCGTCGCTCGTTCTTCGCTGCTGGCCGGCCTGCTGGCTGCCACCGGCTGCTCCGCATTCACCACCCGGAAGCCCGAGACGGCGCCCCCCGCGCCGGTTCCGGCCGCCGGCGCAGTGACACCCCGCCCGACCGGCGGCCCCGAGCGCAGCTTCACCGTCGCCATGGACTCGGTCCGGGCCCGGCAGCTCTACGTGAGCAAGGACCCCAAGGACCTGCCGCCGGGGAACTACGCTCGCGACATGCAGAACAAGGCGCGCACCGACAGCATCTATGCGGCGCGCTTCAGGGGCATCGCCGAGTTCCGCAAGGTGACCTACAAGAGCACCGCCGACGGAATGGAAATCCCCGCCTATCTCTTTGCCCCGCTCGACAAGCGCGGTGCCAAGGGGCACGCGGCGATGGTCTGGGTGCACGGCGGCGTGCACGGCGACTGGGGCCCGACGATGTTCCCGTTCGTGAAGGAGGCGGTGGAGCGCGGGTACGTGATCATCACGCCCGACTACCGCGGCAGCACGGGCCACGGCGAAGCGCATCACCAGGCCATCGATTACGGCGGCATGGAGGTGGACGACGTCCTCTCGGCCCTCGAATACCTGAAGACGCTCCCGTACGTGGACATGGATCGCGTGGGGATGATGGGGTGGAGCCACGGCGGATTCATCACCATCCTGAACGCCACGAAGCCCGGCACGCCGCTCAAGGCCGCGGCCGGCATTGTGCCGGTGACGAACCTCGTCTTCCGGCTTTCGTACAAGGGGCCCGGATACCAGCGCAGCTACGCCGCCGAGCCGACCATTCTCGGCTTGCCGTTCGAGAAGCCCGACGAGTACATCAAGCGCTCGCCGCTCTACCACGTCGAGAACCTCAACATCCCGCTCCTCGTGCACGTCTCGACGAACGACCTCGACGTGAACTATGTCGAGGACCAGCAGATCGTCTGGAAGCTGCGCGCGCTCAAGCCCGAGCTGTCGGAGACGAAGATCTATGTGGATCCGCCGGGCTGGGGCGCGTCGGTCGGCCACTCGTTCAGTCGCCGCGTCGATCCCGTGACGCTGCAGCGCGTGGACTCGCCCGAACAGATCGACTCGTGGAACCGGACCTGGGCGTTCTTCGAGTGGAATCTGAGGCCCTATGAGGACCGGTCGAAGCCGGCGGCGCCGGTGAGGGTGACACCGTAG
- the gltX gene encoding glutamate--tRNA ligase: MPTPRLRFAPSPTGYLHVGGARTALFNWLYARRHGGQFLLRVEDTDKARSTDESTRAIFEGLQWLGLDWDEEVVYQGANVARHREDAERLVANGHAYRCFCTAFELDARRKQAEATEGAFKYDRRCDLLDRADVARRVAAGEPSVIRFRVPDGSSGWTDLVHGDISFPNRDIEDFIILRSDGTPIYNMAVTSDDIAMRITLVMRGDDHISNTPKQIMLYQALGAALPQFAHLPMIHGTDGKKLSKRHGATAVADWQHEGILPQAMVNFLALLGWSPGGEFNEVMTIDELVAKFESDGLLKKASVFDTKKLEWMNGQHLARMPLADLAPLVARKLAEAGLASERDVAARAAWYHPLFDLLRVRSRTVDDIVRQARPFLAATVAYDEHAAAKAWKDAADARALIAAARESLAAAPSWTAAELEPALKGLAEARGLGTGKLFGPMRVALTGETNSPGLFDVLMVLGRGVALARLDAAIAELDRRTAGTS, encoded by the coding sequence GTGCCTACTCCCCGCCTAAGATTCGCCCCGTCGCCCACCGGCTATCTCCACGTCGGCGGCGCCCGCACGGCGCTGTTCAACTGGCTCTATGCCCGGCGGCATGGGGGGCAGTTCCTGCTCCGCGTGGAGGACACCGACAAGGCGCGCAGCACGGACGAATCGACGCGCGCGATCTTCGAGGGACTGCAGTGGCTGGGCCTCGACTGGGATGAGGAGGTCGTCTATCAGGGCGCCAACGTCGCGCGGCACCGCGAGGACGCCGAGCGCCTGGTGGCCAACGGGCACGCGTACCGCTGCTTCTGCACGGCCTTCGAACTCGACGCCCGCCGCAAGCAGGCCGAGGCCACCGAGGGCGCGTTCAAGTACGACCGGCGCTGCGACCTGCTGGACCGCGCCGACGTCGCGCGCCGCGTGGCGGCCGGCGAGCCGAGCGTGATCCGCTTCCGCGTCCCCGACGGAAGCTCGGGATGGACCGATCTCGTGCACGGCGACATCAGCTTCCCCAACCGCGACATCGAGGACTTCATCATCCTCCGCTCGGACGGCACGCCCATCTACAACATGGCCGTGACTTCCGACGACATCGCGATGCGCATCACCCTCGTGATGCGCGGCGACGACCACATCTCGAACACGCCCAAGCAGATCATGCTCTACCAGGCGCTGGGCGCGGCGCTGCCGCAGTTCGCGCACCTGCCGATGATCCACGGCACCGACGGCAAGAAGCTGTCCAAGCGCCACGGCGCCACCGCGGTGGCCGACTGGCAGCACGAGGGGATCCTGCCGCAGGCGATGGTCAACTTCCTCGCGCTGCTGGGCTGGTCGCCGGGCGGCGAGTTCAACGAGGTGATGACCATCGACGAGCTGGTCGCGAAGTTCGAGAGCGACGGCCTGCTCAAGAAGGCGTCGGTCTTCGACACGAAGAAGCTGGAGTGGATGAACGGGCAGCACCTGGCCCGGATGCCGCTCGCCGACCTCGCCCCGCTCGTGGCGCGCAAACTCGCGGAGGCGGGGCTCGCGTCGGAGCGCGACGTCGCCGCGCGCGCCGCCTGGTATCACCCCCTGTTCGACCTGCTGCGCGTGCGCTCGCGCACGGTGGACGACATCGTGCGGCAGGCGCGGCCGTTCCTCGCGGCCACGGTCGCCTATGATGAGCACGCGGCCGCGAAGGCGTGGAAGGACGCCGCCGACGCGCGCGCGCTGATCGCCGCCGCCCGCGAGTCGCTGGCCGCCGCCCCGTCGTGGACCGCGGCGGAACTGGAGCCCGCGCTCAAGGGTCTCGCCGAGGCGCGCGGCCTCGGCACCGGCAAGCTCTTCGGCCCCATGCGGGTGGCCCTGACGGGGGAGACCAACAGTCCGGGCCTGTTCGACGTACTAATGGTACTTGGCCGAGGGGTGGCACTCGCCCGCCTCGACGCCGCCATCGCCGAACTCGACCGCCGGACTGCCGGCACATCCTGA
- a CDS encoding S24 family peptidase encodes MRAPLTAVEEHVYHYLLDHLAQHTFQPSVRDIGRHCRIASTKSVTDVLASLEAKGYIERVPGRSRGVKLIGHGGPSGVMPVPVVRVAAFQRAPETTSFLALDRSLVPSAECFLVPIAGDDARALGAQAGDFAIVHPVARSRDGEPVVVRLGDRAVVRTMVRRGQAVVLHTGNGQAPTEVGPQDDYAVLGVLAGVIRPPVPTPTTTSAES; translated from the coding sequence ATGCGCGCCCCGCTGACCGCTGTTGAAGAGCACGTCTATCACTATCTGCTCGACCACCTGGCTCAGCACACGTTCCAGCCGAGCGTACGGGACATCGGGCGGCATTGCCGCATTGCGTCCACCAAGAGCGTCACCGATGTGCTCGCCTCGCTCGAGGCCAAGGGGTACATCGAGCGCGTACCCGGCCGTTCGCGCGGCGTCAAGCTCATTGGCCACGGGGGGCCGTCCGGCGTGATGCCGGTTCCGGTGGTGCGCGTCGCCGCCTTCCAGCGCGCGCCCGAGACGACGTCGTTCCTCGCGCTCGACCGCTCGCTGGTGCCGAGCGCCGAGTGCTTCCTCGTCCCCATCGCCGGCGACGACGCGCGCGCCCTCGGCGCGCAGGCGGGCGACTTTGCCATCGTGCACCCCGTGGCCCGCTCCAGGGACGGGGAACCGGTCGTGGTGCGGCTTGGCGATCGCGCCGTGGTGCGGACGATGGTGCGCCGCGGACAGGCGGTGGTGCTGCACACCGGCAACGGGCAGGCGCCCACCGAGGTGGGGCCGCAGGATGACTATGCCGTGCTCGGAGTCCTGGCCGGCGTCATTCGGCCGCCCGTGCCGACGCCCACCACCACGTCGGCCGAAAGCTAG
- a CDS encoding fumarylacetoacetate hydrolase family protein: MTRPGKIVCVGRNYREHAKELGNEVPSAPLLFLKPPSAVLAPGAAIVMPKASQRVDFEGEIGVVVGVPLRKASPAQCTAGIRGIVALNDVTARDLQKSDGQWTRGKGFDTFCPIGPLWEGVPPLDAITVVTRVNGIEKQRAISGEMVFPIPDLLSYISHVMTLEPGDVVATGTPSGIAPLQAGDVVEVELVGYSAVRNPVEAEA; the protein is encoded by the coding sequence ATGACCAGACCCGGAAAGATCGTCTGCGTGGGGCGGAATTACCGCGAACACGCCAAGGAGCTCGGCAACGAGGTGCCCTCCGCGCCGCTGCTCTTCCTCAAGCCGCCGTCGGCCGTGCTCGCGCCGGGCGCGGCGATCGTGATGCCCAAGGCGTCGCAGCGGGTGGACTTCGAGGGCGAAATCGGGGTGGTGGTCGGCGTGCCGCTCCGCAAGGCGAGCCCGGCGCAGTGCACGGCGGGAATTCGCGGCATCGTCGCGCTCAACGACGTGACGGCGCGCGACCTGCAGAAGAGCGACGGCCAGTGGACCCGCGGCAAGGGCTTCGACACCTTCTGCCCCATCGGCCCGCTCTGGGAAGGGGTGCCGCCGCTCGACGCCATCACCGTCGTCACGCGCGTCAACGGCATCGAAAAGCAGCGGGCCATCTCCGGCGAGATGGTCTTCCCGATTCCCGACCTCCTCTCGTACATCTCCCACGTCATGACGCTCGAACCGGGCGACGTGGTGGCCACGGGCACGCCGTCCGGCATCGCGCCGCTGCAAGCGGGCGACGTGGTGGAAGTCGAACTGGTGGGCTACAGCGCCGTCCGCAACCCGGTGGAAGCCGAGGCGTGA